Proteins co-encoded in one Arachis stenosperma cultivar V10309 chromosome 7, arast.V10309.gnm1.PFL2, whole genome shotgun sequence genomic window:
- the LOC130939765 gene encoding uncharacterized protein LOC130939765 yields MTLATFLKVRPLTFRRTSNPTDADNWIQATERALQAPQVPEEQWVEFGTYQLQGEAQYWWQRTRRILQPDGAAIPWEVFRTEFHKKYFPNSARNVKELELMQLKKGQMTVAEYTSRFEELCRFSRICQGALEDFAEWKCIKYEGGLWSDILSFVAPMEIRVFSELVNKCRVAEECVRKAAAEKGNLRVPFQRPSGRKFALRGKNFKRGGFVPQQTQGQGNYRRPNTNVNQGKRFGKQPHQDLNCQRCRKYHPGVLCRLGLGVCYSCGQPGHIATNCPEKKKYETGRVSRQGEYTPLLP; encoded by the coding sequence ATGACACTTGCTACATTTCTGAAAGTTCGCCCTCTGACTTTTAGGAGAACCTCAAATCCCACTGATGCAGATAATTGGATTCAGGCTACGGAAAGGGCGTTACAGGCCCCACAGGTTCCTGAAGAGCAATGGGTTGAGTTTGGAACTTATCAATTGCAAGGTGAAGCTCAGTATTGGTGGCAGAGAACCCGACGTATCCTGCAGCCTGATGGTGCTGCGATTCCTTGGGAGGTTTTTCGGACAGAATTCCATAAGAAATACTTTCCTAATTCAGCCAGAAATGTCAAGGAACTTGAATTAATGCAGTTAAAGAAGGGACAGATGACTGTTGCTGAGTATACTAGCAGGTTTGAGGAGTTATGTCGCTTTTCTCGTATTTGTCAAGGTGCGCTTGAAGATTTTGCtgaatggaagtgtattaaaTATGAGGGAGGTCTTTGGAGCGATATTCTGAGCTTCGTTGCTCCAATGGAGATCAGAGTATTTTCTGAATTGGTGAATAAGTGTAGGGtggctgaagagtgtgtgagaAAGGCGGCAGCAGAAAAAGGAAATTTGAGGGTGCCTTTTCAGAGGCCTTCAGGGAGGAAATTTGCTCTGAGAGGTAAGAATTTCAAGCGTGGAGGCTTTGTTCCGCAGCAGACTCAAGGCCAGGGTAATTACAGAAGGCCAAATACTAATGTCAATCAGGGAAAaaggtttgggaagcagccaCATCAGGATCTGAATTGTCAGAGGTGCAGAAAATATCACCCTGGAGTTCTGTGCAGGTTAGGACTTGGAGTATGCTATTCCTGTGGACAGCCTGGGCATATAGCCACTAATTGCCCGGAGAAGAAGAAGTATGAGACTGGTAGGGTCAGCAGACAGGGAGAATATACACCACTTCTACCATAg